From a region of the Synchiropus splendidus isolate RoL2022-P1 chromosome 12, RoL_Sspl_1.0, whole genome shotgun sequence genome:
- the si:dkey-17m8.1 gene encoding C-Jun-amino-terminal kinase-interacting protein 4 isoform X2, whose amino-acid sequence MMEYSERVLCASGEVELDPNIVSEEAGKLYSELQTVIETHGEGVVESLLPIFVWVLEGLASCKAQLREREEEAEREKAEREGLLERYQAEKTLRKDSQERYLELDDQIEQERRAMRVREKERERRERELEKKAREQADQLVALEEQKANLSREMSTLRISHNKLSHSYRELMEKKADHERDSSERSPITRNHLPSKPGEFQPNHVSNFSEQQTFQRPHSNSGPPCVEDLVPKEESGIDIVAKSDQFVNDIISSTPELRPFHSSSTPVRPAETRADDSLQTSVEEEMKEVDVVEEVKEKDQEAEGEEELEDDSVEWELRNTDSVFSELSELSRDYVESVDRGVSIRGSSDQFEEILSQYEELKVIHEMTDAARKALISRVVELMDDRTALQLEVASLQETLSRLEGRVKEKDEENKRLREQVEDEDPDALLPSSMRHFSRSEMARVVMEKNQYKQRLFELQEAVRRSQTLRASKEERFSDERRSSVWRKFNRFFGLSKEPLILPSVPSYGLQTSQSFSRPPRESSHLQSVRKSEAESSASSPRARRREVYKEVRSHIWGSLGKRQLHGWSVPLGSAQVEEDSQSPAPEPKDVPVLMQLRLLDQRDSTAKMNCAVAVPPEISGEATCSVWVVSGPASSSEVTVIDPARSNTVLDQFSLPPTAPALCICAVPPVGESRGTVWIGTQEGSILVHPASGGRRRCLYSASLSESVHSLTFSQNQVIAGFGNGTLAFFSHNSGHWNLQIHSVLPLGSTPLQPIRCCLARSGKLWVGYWNKVHVVDVKSKKVEQVFSVSERSEQQVRFLCAGGSGVWASCRLDPILRLFDWTTGRPLQQVDFSAVVTKTLGQAFLTLSPLQISSLNIISGRLWVGTGGGAIVSIPLSITSEDVSIPYCSTGSAQLCYHGHRQAVRFITAAPGCLITSPGSAVTTSLLVISGGEGYINFRIGDDASDDSASLTQATPQRSERSHMIIWQIPSSPVPGPAL is encoded by the exons ATGATGGAGTACAGCGAGAGAGTTCTGTGTGCCTCTGGTGAGGTGGAGCTGGATCCCAACATCGTCAGTGAAGAAGCAGGGAAGCTCTATTCAGAGCTGCAG ACTGTTATCGAGACCCATGGAGAAGGTGTGGTTGAGTCCCTGCTGCCCATCTTTGTCTGGGTGCTGGAGGGCCTGGCCAGCTGCAAGGCCCAGctgagagagcgagaggaggaggcagagagagagaaagcagagCGAGAAGGTCTGCTGGAGAGATACCAGGCAGAGAAAACCCTGAGAAAAGACAGCCAGGAG AGGTATTTGGAGCTGGACGACCAAATAGAACAAGAAAGGAGAGCtatgagagtgagagagaaggAGCGAGAACGGCGGGAGAGAGAGTTGGAGAAGAAAGCAAGAGAGCAAGCAGATCAAT TGGTGgccctggaggagcagaaggctAATCTAAGCAGAGAGATGAGCACATTAAGAATCTCTCACAACAAG TTGTCTCACTCGTATCGGGAGCTGATGGAGAAAAAAGCAGATCATGAAAGAGATTCTTCTGAAAG ATCTCCGATCACTAGGAATCATTTACCGTCAAAGCCTGGTGAATTTCAACCGAACCATGTGTCCAACTTCAGTGAGCAG cagactTTCCAAAGACCGCATTCAAACTCTGGCCCTCCATGTGTGGAAGATCTTGTACCAAAGGAAGAATCTGGGATCGACATTGTAGCCAAGTCTGATCAGTTTgtcaatgacatcatcagctcCACTCCAGAGCTGAGACCCTTCCACAGCAGCAG CACCCCGGTGAGACCAGCTGAGACGCGAGCAGACGACTCACTCCAGACCAgcgtggaggaggagatgaaagagGTTGATGTGGTAGAGGAGGTGAAAGAGAAAGACCAGGAAGCGGAAGGCGAGGAGGAGCTGGAAGACGACAGCGTGGAATGGGAGCTGCGCAACACAGATTCCGTGTTCTCTGAGTTGTCGGAGTTGAGCAGGGATTATGTGGAGAGCGTGGACCGAGGAGTCAGCATCAGAG GCAGTTCGGACCAGTTTGAAGAGATTCTTTCACAGTATGAGGAACTCAAAGTCATCCA TGAGATGACGGACGCCGCTCGCAAGGCTCTGATTTCCAGAGTGGTTGAACTGATGGACGATCGGACAGCGCTGCAACTGGAAGTGGCCTCTCTTCAGGAGACGCTCTCTCGGTTAGAGGGACGAGTGAAGGAGAAGGACGAGGAAAATAAAAG GCTTCGGGAACAAGTGGAGGATGAGGATCCGGAT GCCTTGCTGCCCTCCTCCATGCGCCACTTCTCCCGCTCTGAGATGGCTCGCGTCGTCATGGAGAAGAACCAGTACAAGCAGCGTCTGTTTGAACTGCAGGAAGCAGTCAGGCGCAGCCAAACCCTCAG AGCCTCCAAAGAGGAGCGCTTCAGTGATGAACGAAGGTCAAGTGTTTGGAGGAA GTTTAACCGCTTTTTTGGCCTCTCTAAAGAGCCCTTGATCCTTCCCTCCGTTCCTTCATACGGTCTCCAGACATCACAGTCTTTCAGTCGCCCACCACGGGAGTCTTCACATCTGCAGTCAGTCAGGAAGTCCGAGGCTGA atcttctgcttcctctcctcgtGCTCGGAGAAGAGAAGTCTACAAGGAAGTGCGCTCTCACATCTGGGGCTCCCTCGGGAAACGGCAGCTTCATGGATGGAGCGTGCCACTGGGAAGTGCTCAGGTCGAAGAG GATTCCCAGAGTCCAGCTCCGGAGCCTAAAGATGTTCCTGTTTTGATGCAGCTCAGATTGTTGGACCAAAGAGACTCCACAGCCAAA ATGAACTGTGCGGTCGCAGTTCCGCCAGAGATCTCAGGAGAGGCAACA TGTTCAGTGTGGGTAGTGTCTGGCCCCGCCTCCAGCAGTGAAGTCACAGTCATTGATCCCGCACGCTCCAACACTGTCCTGGATCAGTTCAGCCTCCCTCCCACTGCCCCAGCCCTCTGCATCTGTGCTGTGCCCCCTGTAG GTGAATCTCGGGGAACTGTGTGGATCGGAACACAGGAGGGAAG TATTCTTGTCCACCCAGCATCAGGTGGAAGGAGAAGATGTCTTTACTCTGCCTCACTCTCAGAAagtgttcactcactcac GTTTTCACAAAATCAGGTCATTGCCGGTTTTGGAAATGGGACATTAGCTTTCTTCTCACACAACTCAG GACATTGGAATCTGCAGATACACTCAGTCCTGCCTCTTGGCTCCACCCCTCTGCAGCCCATCCGCTGCTGCCTGGCAAGAAGTGGCAAGCTGTGGGTCGGCTATTGGAACAAAGTCCACGTGGTAGACGTGAAGAGCAAGAAGGTTGAG CAAGTCTTCTCAGTGTCGGAGCGCAGCGAGCAGCAGGTTCGATTCCTGTGTGCCGGCGGCAGCGGTGTTTGGGCTTCCTGCCGGCTTGATCCCATCCTCAGGCTCTTTGACTGGACCACTGGACGGCCTCTGCAGCAAGTGGATTTCTCTGCTGTGGTCACCAAAACACTAG GCCAGGCCTTCCTGACTCTGTCACCTCTTCAGATCTCATCTCTCAACATCATCTCTGGTCGACTATGGGTGGGCACTGGAGGTGGAGCCATCGTCTCCATCCCCTTATCAATAA CGTCTGAGGACGTCTCTATTCCTTACTGCTCCACTGGCTCAGCCCAGCTCTGTTACCACGGACACCGGCAGGCGGTGCGATTCATCACTGCGGCGCCCG GTTGTTTGATCACCTCTCCTGGCAGCGCAGTCACCACCTCCCTGCTGGTCATCAGCGGGGGCGAGGGCTACATCAACTTCAGAATCG GCGATGATGCAAGCGACGACTCTGCTTCTTTAACCCAAGCGACTCCACAGCGGTCCGAGCGCAGTCACATGATCATCTGGCAGATTCCCTCCTCCCCTGTCCCCGGTCCTGCCCTCTGA
- the LOC128768248 gene encoding coiled-coil domain-containing protein 106-like, whose amino-acid sequence MEDRSEAASTSKITSGSLHLQTPKNEEAYEIAIPYEETNFEQQGFFNQNDHNFDESPPPSGPSSVTNSYMVITNLRTQLQISLEKNSWLQKRIEDLEEERDFLRCQLDRFIFSTKSQGPDRSESSYSNGYESRRFNWRGRREEERPAEPAKADSQHFPSRQFIHRRQAPPTMAASKNHVSSSISSQLASLNALFPSTQPQSHLQSHSLNSSTAGSNSSSAARQSMNELSANVGPESISLLGESEEYLDHEDYMAEEDLTLGDDGLQDNSNRQPIKRRRIFKPPRERQRVKDAAGVLFRYKKILLTYQRLKNMSKAFQIHGVDRNTVASTTPIAEMLLVAPEKVAEVGEFDPSKEKLLDYARRCYTVLDEETLSRVQALKKNNLLLPISYRFRH is encoded by the exons ATGGAAGACCGTTCCGAAGCTGCGTCCACATCCAAGATCACCTCAGGTTCTCTACACCTGCAGA CTCCTAAAAATGAAGAGGCATATGAAATAGCCATCCCTTATGAAGAGACTAACTTTGAGCAGCAAGGATTTTTCAATCAAAACGATCATAATTTTGATG AGTCGCCTCCACCATCCGGCCCTTCGTCCGTCACCAACTCATACATGGTGATCACCAACCTGCGAACGCAGTTGCAGATCTCACTGGAGAAGAACTCGTGGCTGCAGAAAAGAATCGAGGATCTGGAAGAGGAGCGGGACTTCCTCCGGTGTCAGCTGGACCGCTTCATCTTCTCCACTAAAAGCCAGGGACCAGATCGGAGTGAGAGTTCCTACAGCAACG GTTATGAGTCGAGGCGCTTCAACTGGAGGggcaggagagaagaggagcgaCCGGCTG AACCAGCCAAGGCAGACTCGCAGCATTTCCCCTCACGCCAGTTCATTCACCGAAGACAAGCTCCTCCCACAATGGCCGCCTCCAAAAACCATGTGTCCAGCTCCATCAGCAGCCAGCTGGCCTCTTTGAACGCGCTCTTCCCGTCCACGCAGCCGCAGAGTCATCTCCAGAGTCACAGCCTCAACAGCTCCACTGccggcagcaacagcagcagcgccGCCCGACAGTCCATGAACGAACTGAGCGCCAACGTCGGACCAG AGTCCATTTCTCTGCTGGGAGAGTCGGAGGAGTACCTGGACCACGAGGACTACATGGCAGAGGAGGACCTGACTTTGGGGGATGATGGTCTTCAAGACAACAGCAACAGACAACCGATAAAGAGGAGGCGGATTTTTAAACCTCCTCGGGAGCGACAGAGAG TCAAAGACGCCGCGGGAGTCTTGTTCCGCTACAAGAAGATCCTGCTGACGTACCAGCGACTGAAAaacatgtccaaggccttccaGATCCACGGCGTGGACCGCAACACGGTGGCCTCCACGACGCCCATCGCAGAGATGCTGCTGGTGGCTCCGGAGAAGGTGGCCGAGGTCGGAGAGTTCGACCCGTCcaaggagaagctgctggactACGCCCGGCGCTGCTACACGGTTCTGGACGAGGAGACGCTCAGTCGGGTTCAGGCGCTGAAGAAGAACAACCTGCTGCTGCCCATCTCCTACAGGTTCAGACACTGA
- the si:dkey-17m8.1 gene encoding C-Jun-amino-terminal kinase-interacting protein 4 isoform X1 — protein sequence MMEYSERVLCASGEVELDPNIVSEEAGKLYSELQTVIETHGEGVVESLLPIFVWVLEGLASCKAQLREREEEAEREKAEREGLLERYQAEKTLRKDSQERYLELDDQIEQERRAMRVREKERERRERELEKKAREQADQLVALEEQKANLSREMSTLRISHNKLSHSYRELMEKKADHERDSSERSPITRNHLPSKPGEFQPNHVSNFSEQQTFQRPHSNSGPPCVEDLVPKEESGIDIVAKSDQFVNDIISSTPELRPFHSSSTPVRPAETRADDSLQTSVEEEMKEVDVVEEVKEKDQEAEGEEELEDDSVEWELRNTDSVFSELSELSRDYVESVDRGVSIRGSSDQFEEILSQYEELKVIHEMTDAARKALISRVVELMDDRTALQLEVASLQETLSRLEGRVKEKDEENKRLREQVEDEDPDALLPSSMRHFSRSEMARVVMEKNQYKQRLFELQEAVRRSQTLRASKEERFSDERRSSVWRKFNRFFGLSKEPLILPSVPSYGLQTSQSFSRPPRESSHLQSVRKSEAESSASSPRARRREVYKEVRSHIWGSLGKRQLHGWSVPLGSAQVEEDSQSPAPEPKDVPVLMQLRLLDQRDSTAKVNIMNCAVAVPPEISGEATCSVWVVSGPASSSEVTVIDPARSNTVLDQFSLPPTAPALCICAVPPVGESRGTVWIGTQEGSILVHPASGGRRRCLYSASLSESVHSLTFSQNQVIAGFGNGTLAFFSHNSGHWNLQIHSVLPLGSTPLQPIRCCLARSGKLWVGYWNKVHVVDVKSKKVEQVFSVSERSEQQVRFLCAGGSGVWASCRLDPILRLFDWTTGRPLQQVDFSAVVTKTLGQAFLTLSPLQISSLNIISGRLWVGTGGGAIVSIPLSITSEDVSIPYCSTGSAQLCYHGHRQAVRFITAAPGCLITSPGSAVTTSLLVISGGEGYINFRIGDDASDDSASLTQATPQRSERSHMIIWQIPSSPVPGPAL from the exons ATGATGGAGTACAGCGAGAGAGTTCTGTGTGCCTCTGGTGAGGTGGAGCTGGATCCCAACATCGTCAGTGAAGAAGCAGGGAAGCTCTATTCAGAGCTGCAG ACTGTTATCGAGACCCATGGAGAAGGTGTGGTTGAGTCCCTGCTGCCCATCTTTGTCTGGGTGCTGGAGGGCCTGGCCAGCTGCAAGGCCCAGctgagagagcgagaggaggaggcagagagagagaaagcagagCGAGAAGGTCTGCTGGAGAGATACCAGGCAGAGAAAACCCTGAGAAAAGACAGCCAGGAG AGGTATTTGGAGCTGGACGACCAAATAGAACAAGAAAGGAGAGCtatgagagtgagagagaaggAGCGAGAACGGCGGGAGAGAGAGTTGGAGAAGAAAGCAAGAGAGCAAGCAGATCAAT TGGTGgccctggaggagcagaaggctAATCTAAGCAGAGAGATGAGCACATTAAGAATCTCTCACAACAAG TTGTCTCACTCGTATCGGGAGCTGATGGAGAAAAAAGCAGATCATGAAAGAGATTCTTCTGAAAG ATCTCCGATCACTAGGAATCATTTACCGTCAAAGCCTGGTGAATTTCAACCGAACCATGTGTCCAACTTCAGTGAGCAG cagactTTCCAAAGACCGCATTCAAACTCTGGCCCTCCATGTGTGGAAGATCTTGTACCAAAGGAAGAATCTGGGATCGACATTGTAGCCAAGTCTGATCAGTTTgtcaatgacatcatcagctcCACTCCAGAGCTGAGACCCTTCCACAGCAGCAG CACCCCGGTGAGACCAGCTGAGACGCGAGCAGACGACTCACTCCAGACCAgcgtggaggaggagatgaaagagGTTGATGTGGTAGAGGAGGTGAAAGAGAAAGACCAGGAAGCGGAAGGCGAGGAGGAGCTGGAAGACGACAGCGTGGAATGGGAGCTGCGCAACACAGATTCCGTGTTCTCTGAGTTGTCGGAGTTGAGCAGGGATTATGTGGAGAGCGTGGACCGAGGAGTCAGCATCAGAG GCAGTTCGGACCAGTTTGAAGAGATTCTTTCACAGTATGAGGAACTCAAAGTCATCCA TGAGATGACGGACGCCGCTCGCAAGGCTCTGATTTCCAGAGTGGTTGAACTGATGGACGATCGGACAGCGCTGCAACTGGAAGTGGCCTCTCTTCAGGAGACGCTCTCTCGGTTAGAGGGACGAGTGAAGGAGAAGGACGAGGAAAATAAAAG GCTTCGGGAACAAGTGGAGGATGAGGATCCGGAT GCCTTGCTGCCCTCCTCCATGCGCCACTTCTCCCGCTCTGAGATGGCTCGCGTCGTCATGGAGAAGAACCAGTACAAGCAGCGTCTGTTTGAACTGCAGGAAGCAGTCAGGCGCAGCCAAACCCTCAG AGCCTCCAAAGAGGAGCGCTTCAGTGATGAACGAAGGTCAAGTGTTTGGAGGAA GTTTAACCGCTTTTTTGGCCTCTCTAAAGAGCCCTTGATCCTTCCCTCCGTTCCTTCATACGGTCTCCAGACATCACAGTCTTTCAGTCGCCCACCACGGGAGTCTTCACATCTGCAGTCAGTCAGGAAGTCCGAGGCTGA atcttctgcttcctctcctcgtGCTCGGAGAAGAGAAGTCTACAAGGAAGTGCGCTCTCACATCTGGGGCTCCCTCGGGAAACGGCAGCTTCATGGATGGAGCGTGCCACTGGGAAGTGCTCAGGTCGAAGAG GATTCCCAGAGTCCAGCTCCGGAGCCTAAAGATGTTCCTGTTTTGATGCAGCTCAGATTGTTGGACCAAAGAGACTCCACAGCCAAAGTAAACATT ATGAACTGTGCGGTCGCAGTTCCGCCAGAGATCTCAGGAGAGGCAACA TGTTCAGTGTGGGTAGTGTCTGGCCCCGCCTCCAGCAGTGAAGTCACAGTCATTGATCCCGCACGCTCCAACACTGTCCTGGATCAGTTCAGCCTCCCTCCCACTGCCCCAGCCCTCTGCATCTGTGCTGTGCCCCCTGTAG GTGAATCTCGGGGAACTGTGTGGATCGGAACACAGGAGGGAAG TATTCTTGTCCACCCAGCATCAGGTGGAAGGAGAAGATGTCTTTACTCTGCCTCACTCTCAGAAagtgttcactcactcac GTTTTCACAAAATCAGGTCATTGCCGGTTTTGGAAATGGGACATTAGCTTTCTTCTCACACAACTCAG GACATTGGAATCTGCAGATACACTCAGTCCTGCCTCTTGGCTCCACCCCTCTGCAGCCCATCCGCTGCTGCCTGGCAAGAAGTGGCAAGCTGTGGGTCGGCTATTGGAACAAAGTCCACGTGGTAGACGTGAAGAGCAAGAAGGTTGAG CAAGTCTTCTCAGTGTCGGAGCGCAGCGAGCAGCAGGTTCGATTCCTGTGTGCCGGCGGCAGCGGTGTTTGGGCTTCCTGCCGGCTTGATCCCATCCTCAGGCTCTTTGACTGGACCACTGGACGGCCTCTGCAGCAAGTGGATTTCTCTGCTGTGGTCACCAAAACACTAG GCCAGGCCTTCCTGACTCTGTCACCTCTTCAGATCTCATCTCTCAACATCATCTCTGGTCGACTATGGGTGGGCACTGGAGGTGGAGCCATCGTCTCCATCCCCTTATCAATAA CGTCTGAGGACGTCTCTATTCCTTACTGCTCCACTGGCTCAGCCCAGCTCTGTTACCACGGACACCGGCAGGCGGTGCGATTCATCACTGCGGCGCCCG GTTGTTTGATCACCTCTCCTGGCAGCGCAGTCACCACCTCCCTGCTGGTCATCAGCGGGGGCGAGGGCTACATCAACTTCAGAATCG GCGATGATGCAAGCGACGACTCTGCTTCTTTAACCCAAGCGACTCCACAGCGGTCCGAGCGCAGTCACATGATCATCTGGCAGATTCCCTCCTCCCCTGTCCCCGGTCCTGCCCTCTGA